From the Drosophila suzukii chromosome 2 unlocalized genomic scaffold, CBGP_Dsuzu_IsoJpt1.0 scf_2c, whole genome shotgun sequence genome, one window contains:
- the LOC139354220 gene encoding uncharacterized protein isoform X6 yields the protein MNFSLLLVQQPNLSHPFHLHGYGFSVIGIGRSPDSAVKKINLKHALDLDRRGLLHRQYNLPPTKDTIAVPNNGYVVLRFRADNPGFWLFHCHFLFHIVIGMNLILQVGSNVDLPPVPPGFPTCGDHTPPIPIN from the exons TTCAACAGCCCAACTTGTCGCATCCATTTCATTTGCATGGATACGGGTTTAGTGTCATTGGAATTGGTCGATCCCCGGATTCGGCAGTGAAGAAGATAAATTTAAAGCACGCATTGGACCTGGACCGCCGCGGACTTTTACACCGGCAGTACAATTTGCCAccgacaaaggatacaattgccGTACCGAACAACGGCTATGTTGTGCTACGTTTTAGAGCCGACAATCCTG GCTTTTGGCTCTTCCACTGTCATTTTCTATTCCACATTGTTATTGGAATGAATTTGATTTTACAGGTAGGCAGTAACGTTGATCTGCCACCCGTGCCTCCAGGTTTCCCAACATGTGGCGACCACACTCCACCCATTCCAATAAACTAA
- the LOC139354220 gene encoding uncharacterized protein isoform X5 gives MHFSLLLVQQPNLSHPFHLHGYGFSVIGIGRSPDSAVKKINLKHALDLDRRGLLHRQYNLPPTKDTIAVPNNGYVVLRFRADNPGFWLFHCHFLFHIVIGMNLILQVGSNVDLPPVPPGFPTCGDHTPPIPIN, from the exons TTCAACAGCCCAACTTGTCGCATCCATTTCATTTGCATGGATACGGGTTTAGTGTCATTGGAATTGGTCGATCCCCGGATTCGGCAGTGAAGAAGATAAATTTAAAGCACGCATTGGACCTGGACCGCCGCGGACTTTTACACCGGCAGTACAATTTGCCAccgacaaaggatacaattgccGTACCGAACAACGGCTATGTTGTGCTACGTTTTAGAGCCGACAATCCTG GCTTTTGGCTCTTCCACTGTCATTTTCTATTCCACATTGTTATTGGAATGAATTTGATTTTACAGGTAGGCAGTAACGTTGATCTGCCACCCGTGCCTCCAGGTTTCCCAACATGTGGCGACCACACTCCACCCATTCCAATAAACTAA